A genomic window from Silvibacterium dinghuense includes:
- a CDS encoding Nif3-like dinuclear metal center hexameric protein, with the protein MLRSVAAVLLFAAPLAVSAQTMTAAEAFHKIQQRYGGPIAGTTVDTLKAGDPSTPVTGIATTFLDTMDVLREAAKRGDNLVITHEPTFYNHPDDTSFFQGDPVYEEKLAFIREHHLVVYRLHDEIHATKPDPIAIGLVKALGWQNDFKNNDPFFLTIPPTTLEELATMLRTRLHIATLQVIGDPKLTVAHVAIRPGASGLQKQVLALRRDDVDVLIAGEASQWETVEYARDAAAQGRHKALILLGHEVSEEPGMEECAEELRALFPGVRVDHIVAGQPMWNAEYPPVK; encoded by the coding sequence ATGCTCCGCTCTGTTGCCGCTGTCCTGTTGTTTGCCGCTCCGCTTGCTGTCAGTGCCCAGACGATGACCGCCGCTGAGGCGTTCCACAAAATTCAGCAGCGCTATGGCGGGCCGATTGCAGGTACTACGGTGGATACGCTGAAGGCCGGTGATCCTTCGACGCCGGTGACAGGGATTGCGACCACCTTTCTCGACACGATGGATGTGCTGCGGGAGGCGGCAAAGCGCGGGGATAATCTCGTGATTACGCACGAGCCGACGTTCTACAACCATCCTGACGACACCTCTTTCTTCCAGGGCGATCCGGTGTACGAGGAGAAGCTGGCCTTTATCCGCGAGCACCACCTGGTGGTGTACCGGCTGCATGATGAGATTCACGCGACCAAGCCTGACCCGATTGCGATCGGGCTGGTGAAGGCGCTGGGGTGGCAGAACGATTTCAAAAACAACGATCCCTTCTTTCTGACCATTCCTCCCACGACGCTCGAAGAGCTGGCGACCATGCTGCGCACGCGTCTGCATATCGCCACGCTCCAGGTGATCGGCGATCCGAAATTGACGGTCGCGCATGTGGCGATCCGTCCGGGAGCCTCGGGCTTGCAGAAGCAGGTGCTGGCGCTGCGGCGCGACGATGTGGATGTACTGATTGCGGGCGAGGCTTCGCAGTGGGAGACGGTGGAATACGCGCGCGATGCGGCCGCGCAGGGACGGCACAAGGCGCTGATCCTGCTGGGGCATGAGGTTTCCGAAGAGCCCGGCATGGAAGAGTGTGCCGAAGAGCTGCGCGCACTGTTTCCGGGCGTGCGTGTGGACCATATCGTGGCAGGACAGCCGATGTGGAATGCGGAGTATCCGCCGGTGAAGTAA
- a CDS encoding twin-arginine translocation signal domain-containing protein: MANIATTRRSFLAGLAASAAVLAAPQAQGQEIDAGAVAWEELRGDSDALLKLTLDFHARLEDADPAETLPLALVREAQKIEKAARAIQEQLKGED; this comes from the coding sequence ATGGCGAACATTGCGACAACCCGGCGCTCATTTCTTGCGGGACTTGCGGCTTCTGCCGCCGTGCTGGCAGCGCCGCAGGCGCAGGGGCAGGAGATCGATGCCGGAGCGGTAGCGTGGGAGGAGCTTCGCGGCGACTCGGATGCGCTGCTCAAACTCACGCTCGACTTCCATGCGCGGCTCGAGGATGCAGACCCGGCAGAGACGCTGCCGCTGGCGCTGGTGCGCGAGGCACAGAAGATTGAAAAAGCGGCGCGGGCGATTCAGGAGCAGCTCAAGGGGGAGGATTGA
- a CDS encoding arabinan endo-1,5-alpha-L-arabinosidase encodes MKPLRLALKTLAATALALLPALGAAQAPQAFPLSGDYWGTHDPSIMKAPNSQGKDTWYVFATGKAFGGGQFQIRCSNDLHAWKLCGHVFDQIPEWIRKDSPGTEELWAPDISFHHGEYQLYYAYSLFGKNLSGIALATNKTLDPASPDYKWEDHGLVLRSVKGDDFNAIDPNFIVDAHGNSWLAFGSFWNGIKMRRIDNKTGLLSKTDTRLYALATRAKPADAVAAEKRVHVNGVTDDLPPDWEAIEAPFVVHHGGYYYLFVSWDLCCRGTKSTYHTMVGRSRSVTGPYVDKTGKPMMEGGGSELLNANARWLGPGGASLLMSGGDGIIVFHAYDAKTGKPALQVSTLTWQDDWPHAALGDSEAAPPAHE; translated from the coding sequence ATGAAACCCCTCCGCCTCGCCCTCAAAACTCTCGCCGCCACCGCGCTCGCGCTCCTGCCCGCCCTCGGCGCCGCGCAGGCTCCCCAGGCATTTCCGCTCTCCGGCGATTACTGGGGCACCCACGACCCCTCCATCATGAAAGCCCCCAATAGCCAGGGCAAAGACACCTGGTACGTCTTCGCCACCGGCAAGGCCTTCGGCGGAGGCCAGTTCCAGATTCGCTGCTCAAACGATCTCCACGCCTGGAAACTCTGCGGCCATGTCTTCGATCAGATCCCCGAATGGATTCGTAAGGACAGTCCCGGCACCGAGGAACTCTGGGCTCCGGATATCTCCTTCCACCATGGCGAGTACCAGCTCTATTACGCCTATTCGCTCTTCGGAAAGAACCTCTCCGGCATCGCGCTGGCAACCAACAAGACGCTCGACCCCGCCAGCCCCGACTACAAGTGGGAAGACCACGGCCTGGTGCTGCGCTCGGTCAAGGGTGATGACTTCAACGCCATCGACCCCAATTTCATCGTCGATGCGCATGGCAACTCGTGGCTCGCCTTCGGCAGCTTCTGGAACGGCATCAAGATGCGCCGTATCGACAACAAAACCGGCCTGCTCTCGAAGACCGACACCCGCCTCTACGCGCTGGCCACGCGCGCCAAACCCGCAGATGCAGTCGCAGCCGAGAAGCGCGTGCATGTCAACGGCGTCACCGACGATCTCCCTCCGGACTGGGAGGCCATCGAAGCGCCCTTCGTCGTCCATCACGGCGGCTACTACTACCTCTTCGTCTCGTGGGATCTCTGCTGCCGTGGCACGAAGAGCACCTATCACACCATGGTGGGGCGCTCGCGCTCGGTCACTGGCCCGTATGTCGACAAGACCGGCAAGCCGATGATGGAAGGCGGCGGCTCGGAGCTGCTCAACGCCAACGCACGCTGGCTCGGCCCCGGCGGCGCATCGCTGCTGATGTCCGGCGGCGACGGCATTATCGTCTTCCACGCCTACGACGCGAAAACCGGCAAGCCCGCGCTCCAGGTCTCGACGCTGACCTGGCAGGACGACTGGCCGCATGCCGCTCTGGGTGACTCCGAGGCAGCTCCGCCCGCGCATGAATAA
- a CDS encoding sugar phosphate isomerase/epimerase family protein: MPSTTRRAFLSASAACVLGASTPCSFSLPVGIPLGLQLYSCRVALARDYAGTLQQVSAAGYREVEAAGFFGHTAGEVKTMMASAGLRCIGGHYPLVDLLKAPDETIAFAKEAGLSCLICASPSTPDPARPAAYPGGAWQYLLHQMTADDWKWNAEQFNRLGEKVKAAGLRFGYHNHTPEFRDLGGGQKGYDILLANTEPSLVTFELDCGWAAASGQDAAAILRRYSHRISLLHLKDLKPAPAGTEPSSRHSTILGQGVVDYAPILAAAKAANIRQAFIEQEEFDGPVFEALKEDLVNARKMMA; encoded by the coding sequence TTGCCATCCACCACCCGGCGAGCTTTTCTCTCTGCTTCCGCAGCCTGCGTCCTCGGCGCATCGACTCCCTGCTCCTTTTCTCTTCCCGTCGGCATCCCCCTGGGACTTCAACTCTACAGCTGCCGCGTGGCGCTGGCCCGCGATTACGCCGGCACACTGCAGCAGGTTTCGGCCGCAGGCTACCGCGAGGTGGAGGCAGCAGGCTTCTTCGGCCACACTGCCGGCGAGGTCAAAACCATGATGGCTTCGGCAGGTCTGCGCTGCATCGGCGGCCACTACCCGCTGGTCGACCTGCTCAAGGCACCTGACGAGACGATTGCCTTCGCCAAAGAGGCTGGCCTCTCCTGCCTCATCTGCGCCTCCCCCTCCACGCCCGACCCCGCGCGCCCGGCAGCCTATCCCGGCGGAGCATGGCAATACCTGCTTCACCAGATGACCGCCGACGACTGGAAGTGGAATGCCGAGCAGTTCAACCGGCTGGGCGAGAAGGTAAAGGCGGCAGGCCTGCGCTTCGGCTATCACAACCACACACCGGAGTTCCGCGATCTGGGCGGAGGGCAAAAGGGATACGACATCCTCCTGGCAAACACGGAACCATCGCTTGTGACCTTTGAGCTCGATTGCGGCTGGGCAGCCGCCTCCGGGCAGGATGCGGCTGCCATTCTCCGCCGCTATAGCCACCGCATCTCGCTGCTGCACCTCAAGGATCTGAAGCCGGCCCCCGCAGGCACCGAGCCCAGCTCACGCCACTCGACCATCCTCGGCCAGGGAGTCGTGGATTACGCGCCGATTCTCGCCGCCGCAAAGGCCGCGAACATCCGCCAGGCGTTCATCGAGCAGGAAGAGTTCGACGGTCCGGTCTTCGAGGCTCTGAAGGAAGACCTCGTCAACGCCCGGAAGATGATGGCATAG
- the msrA gene encoding peptide-methionine (S)-S-oxide reductase MsrA encodes MAKATFGAGCFWGVELRFQQVPGVISTAVGYEGGSLENPTYKDVCTDRTGHAEVVEIEFDETKVSYQTLLDLFFELHDPTQLNYQGPDYGTQYRTVVFFHSPEQEAAAQATIARLTEAKKFPKPIVTQVVPAETFWKAEEYHQKYLEKRGAASCHI; translated from the coding sequence ATGGCAAAGGCAACATTTGGCGCAGGCTGCTTCTGGGGCGTAGAGCTGCGTTTTCAGCAGGTTCCCGGCGTGATTTCGACCGCCGTCGGCTATGAAGGGGGCTCGCTCGAAAATCCGACGTACAAGGATGTGTGCACGGATCGCACCGGGCACGCCGAAGTGGTGGAGATCGAGTTTGACGAGACGAAGGTGAGCTACCAGACGCTGCTCGACCTGTTCTTCGAGCTGCATGACCCGACGCAGCTCAATTACCAGGGTCCGGATTACGGCACGCAGTATCGCACGGTGGTCTTCTTCCACTCACCGGAGCAGGAAGCGGCGGCGCAGGCGACGATCGCGCGGCTGACGGAAGCGAAGAAGTTCCCCAAACCGATCGTGACCCAGGTGGTTCCGGCCGAAACCTTCTGGAAGGCCGAGGAATATCACCAGAAGTATCTGGAAAAGCGCGGCGCGGCGAGCTGCCACATCTAG
- a CDS encoding pseudouridine synthase, with protein sequence MSEQNPNLERLQKIIAAAGICSRRKAEELIAEGRVQINGQVVTEPGTKADPAKDHIRVDGKLLQGGERARYYMVNKPRGYVTTVSDPENRPTIIDLIQHGRRTGERVFPVGRLDYNSEGLQLLTNDGELANALTRAASHVEKTYLVKVAGKPDASGLDELRAGVMIEKGRVGSREGRVMTAPAEIRLYRDGDNPWYEMVLIEGRNREIRKMFEEIGHHVEKIRRVGYGPLVLDLEPGEFRELTEDEVEALRKAVRTGPARAKAKAKAREAERIAAAEAKARFEEREAARKAKAAAFGLTVEEIRAEDERENRPRGGVRRGPDGRPSSPVRRKSAPSKGAPGKGKAGAGRTGSGRTGASRAGSGKSSFSRTGSGAGAGRPSSGRSGYGKSNAEGFGATKRPSGRSGFSRSGEDSGEGFVQGAKRAGSGRPASGRSGFDRSGSERAGSERPGSDRFGSERPAGRSSSGRPTGRSGDRPGSGRPSSSRPGTGRPGAGRSGGSGTGRPSSNRPPSTGRSGSGRSNSGRPGSGRSGSGRPPRRGQ encoded by the coding sequence ATGAGCGAGCAGAACCCGAATCTGGAACGGCTGCAGAAGATCATCGCTGCGGCGGGTATCTGCTCACGGCGCAAGGCCGAGGAGCTGATTGCCGAGGGTCGCGTGCAGATCAATGGCCAGGTGGTGACAGAGCCCGGTACCAAGGCCGATCCGGCAAAGGATCACATCCGCGTGGACGGCAAGCTGCTGCAGGGCGGCGAGCGGGCGCGCTATTACATGGTGAACAAGCCGCGCGGCTATGTGACCACGGTGAGCGATCCGGAGAACCGGCCGACGATCATCGATCTGATCCAGCACGGGCGGCGGACAGGCGAACGTGTCTTCCCGGTCGGGCGCCTGGATTACAACAGCGAAGGCCTGCAGCTGTTGACCAATGACGGTGAGCTGGCGAATGCGCTGACACGCGCGGCCTCGCATGTAGAAAAAACTTACCTGGTGAAGGTTGCGGGCAAGCCGGATGCGAGCGGGCTCGACGAGCTGCGCGCCGGGGTCATGATTGAAAAGGGCCGCGTGGGCTCGCGCGAGGGGCGTGTGATGACCGCTCCGGCCGAGATCCGGCTCTATCGCGACGGCGACAATCCCTGGTACGAGATGGTCCTGATCGAAGGCCGCAACCGCGAGATCCGCAAGATGTTCGAGGAGATCGGGCATCACGTGGAAAAGATTCGACGCGTGGGCTATGGACCGCTGGTGCTGGATCTGGAGCCGGGGGAGTTCCGCGAGCTGACCGAGGATGAAGTCGAGGCGCTGCGCAAGGCCGTGCGCACCGGTCCGGCACGGGCGAAAGCCAAGGCCAAGGCCCGCGAAGCCGAGCGCATCGCGGCTGCCGAGGCCAAGGCGCGGTTCGAGGAGCGGGAAGCGGCGCGCAAGGCCAAGGCCGCAGCCTTCGGCCTGACCGTGGAAGAGATTCGCGCTGAAGACGAGCGGGAAAATCGTCCCCGTGGCGGGGTTCGCCGTGGACCGGATGGCCGTCCCAGCTCGCCGGTACGCCGGAAGTCTGCGCCATCGAAGGGTGCGCCGGGCAAGGGTAAGGCCGGAGCGGGCAGGACGGGATCGGGCAGGACGGGGGCGAGCCGGGCCGGTTCAGGCAAGAGCAGCTTCAGCCGCACAGGTTCTGGTGCAGGCGCTGGCCGACCGTCTTCCGGCAGGTCCGGTTATGGAAAATCCAATGCAGAAGGCTTCGGAGCCACGAAGCGGCCTTCCGGCCGCAGCGGCTTCAGCCGTTCGGGCGAGGATTCCGGAGAAGGCTTTGTTCAGGGGGCGAAGAGAGCGGGATCGGGCAGGCCTGCTTCCGGCCGCTCCGGTTTTGACCGGTCCGGTTCGGAAAGAGCCGGTTCGGAAAGACCTGGCTCTGATCGCTTTGGCTCCGAGCGTCCGGCAGGCCGTTCGTCTTCCGGCCGCCCGACGGGCCGTTCTGGTGATCGTCCCGGCTCGGGCAGGCCGTCTTCGAGCCGTCCGGGTACAGGTCGTCCGGGTGCCGGGCGCAGCGGCGGTTCCGGCACAGGCCGTCCGTCTTCTAACAGGCCGCCTTCCACGGGCCGTTCGGGTTCTGGCCGTTCGAACTCAGGCCGTCCAGGCTCGGGTCGTTCCGGTTCCGGGCGTCCACCGCGGCGTGGGCAGTAG
- the scpB gene encoding SMC-Scp complex subunit ScpB — protein MSLKAKIEAVIYAAEEPVTLAQLAAIFPIEAAEHRDARLRAEAEAKASAESAEDAAEPSGNAADGDEPAEVAGEVESEALPEADAAEEESEPAGEDAPAESEEPVAEEPESAAAEASAEEPIADADQAEAAVSEEAAPAALTPEEERRLARQRERELREEIRLILAELIAEYANDARGMEIREIAGGYRVSTKAEYHDAVRSFVKSLKPPLKLSLQALETLAVIAYKQPVTAPEVAEIRGVDSGGVLGSLVTRKLITTAGRKQVIGRPILYKTTKEFLLRFGLKDLNELPSLEEFEKMAGELAEAEEPLAENEPLPFEAADGEDSEEAAVEPVEGEAVEIQAVEAEVETEPVAEAEVRPEEAAGHSEKTAATEGTIPTHAAKPIVVTEHEEAEADLPSVTAQLGQVETEPAEEESQEDAEEAAHEHVEELPEGVKAAETQAEMQKEE, from the coding sequence ATGAGTCTCAAAGCCAAGATTGAAGCTGTTATCTATGCGGCCGAGGAGCCGGTGACCCTGGCTCAGCTGGCGGCCATTTTCCCCATCGAGGCCGCCGAGCATCGTGATGCTCGCCTGCGCGCTGAAGCCGAAGCCAAAGCCTCTGCCGAATCCGCTGAGGACGCGGCGGAACCCTCCGGCAATGCCGCGGATGGAGACGAACCGGCAGAAGTTGCAGGTGAGGTCGAGAGCGAGGCGCTGCCGGAAGCCGATGCCGCTGAAGAAGAGAGCGAGCCTGCGGGAGAAGATGCCCCGGCAGAGTCGGAAGAGCCGGTAGCGGAAGAACCGGAGAGCGCTGCTGCGGAGGCATCGGCGGAAGAGCCGATTGCGGATGCCGATCAGGCCGAAGCGGCGGTATCGGAAGAGGCTGCGCCTGCGGCGCTCACGCCGGAAGAAGAGCGTCGCCTGGCCCGCCAGCGCGAGCGTGAGCTGCGCGAAGAGATTCGCCTGATCCTGGCCGAGCTGATCGCCGAGTATGCCAACGATGCACGGGGCATGGAGATTCGCGAGATCGCCGGTGGTTACCGGGTTTCGACCAAGGCGGAATATCACGACGCGGTGCGCTCGTTTGTGAAGAGCCTGAAACCGCCGCTCAAGCTGTCGCTGCAGGCGCTCGAGACGCTGGCGGTGATTGCCTACAAACAGCCGGTGACGGCGCCCGAGGTCGCGGAGATCCGCGGCGTGGATTCGGGCGGCGTACTGGGCTCGCTGGTGACGCGCAAGCTGATCACAACGGCCGGACGCAAGCAGGTGATCGGCCGCCCCATCCTCTATAAGACGACGAAGGAGTTCCTGCTCCGCTTCGGGCTCAAGGACCTGAACGAGCTGCCGTCGCTCGAGGAGTTCGAGAAGATGGCCGGCGAACTGGCCGAGGCCGAGGAGCCTCTGGCAGAGAACGAGCCGCTGCCCTTCGAGGCTGCCGACGGCGAAGACTCGGAAGAGGCGGCCGTCGAGCCGGTAGAGGGCGAAGCTGTCGAGATTCAGGCCGTCGAGGCTGAGGTGGAGACGGAGCCGGTGGCCGAGGCCGAGGTGCGGCCGGAAGAAGCCGCAGGCCATTCCGAGAAGACCGCGGCGACCGAGGGAACGATTCCGACGCATGCCGCCAAGCCGATTGTGGTGACGGAGCATGAGGAGGCCGAGGCCGACCTTCCCAGCGTCACCGCGCAGCTCGGGCAGGTGGAAACGGAGCCGGCTGAAGAAGAATCGCAGGAAGATGCCGAAGAGGCTGCCCATGAGCATGTCGAAGAGCTTCCCGAAGGCGTGAAGGCAGCAGAAACCCAGGCAGAAATGCAGAAAGAAGAATAA
- a CDS encoding inorganic phosphate transporter, whose product MDQSNSVAIASNATEQSSIHNKLNKSPGMIGALLFGLVLVGGFGYAIAHLASDLSTTHMASAWPYVLLGIALLIALGFEFVNGFHDTANAVATVIYTHSLEPHIAVVWSGMWNLIGVLTSSGAVAFTILSLLPVELILQVGHGAGFAMVFALLISAILWNLSTWWLGLPASSSHTLIGSIIGVGLANQWMGGRNGTSGVDWAQAAGVFRALLVSPLVGFGCAALLLLIIKFLVKKPELYESPKGDQPPPFWIRGLLILTCTGVSFGHGSNDGQKGMGLIMLILIGTVPTAYALNHAIGYNQVQDFAAVSQQAAQVLSSHVSQDAVMGDPRSDLTDYIRTKNFTPNTMLAARQLAVEIKDEVLNYKSLASVPANQQQNVRNDMYVESEALRLMAKSNNPQLTSPENAVLANYKKHLDLSTKFIPSWVKVAVALALGMGTMVGWKRIVVTVGEKIGKTHLTYAQGASAEIVAAVTIIAADQYHLPVSTTHVLSSGVAGTMLANGSGLQWSTLRNIALAWIFTLPAAAILAGGIFWVMRQFV is encoded by the coding sequence ATGGATCAGAGCAACAGCGTCGCCATCGCTTCGAACGCGACGGAACAGTCGTCGATACATAACAAGCTCAACAAGTCGCCGGGCATGATCGGCGCTCTTCTCTTTGGCCTCGTTCTCGTGGGTGGTTTCGGATATGCGATCGCGCACCTGGCCAGCGATCTTTCGACCACGCACATGGCTTCGGCGTGGCCGTATGTGCTGCTGGGCATTGCGCTGTTGATCGCGCTGGGCTTCGAGTTCGTCAACGGCTTCCATGACACGGCGAACGCGGTGGCCACGGTCATCTATACGCATTCGCTCGAGCCGCACATTGCCGTGGTCTGGTCCGGTATGTGGAACCTGATCGGCGTGCTGACGTCTTCGGGCGCGGTGGCGTTTACGATTCTTTCGCTGCTGCCGGTGGAGCTGATTTTGCAGGTGGGTCACGGTGCGGGTTTTGCCATGGTGTTCGCGCTGCTGATCTCGGCGATCCTGTGGAACCTGAGCACCTGGTGGCTGGGGCTGCCGGCCTCGAGCTCGCATACGCTGATCGGTTCGATCATCGGCGTGGGCCTGGCCAACCAGTGGATGGGCGGACGCAACGGCACGAGCGGTGTGGACTGGGCGCAGGCGGCCGGCGTCTTCCGCGCGCTGCTGGTTTCGCCGCTGGTCGGCTTCGGCTGCGCGGCCCTGCTCCTGCTCATCATCAAGTTCCTGGTGAAGAAGCCCGAACTGTACGAGTCGCCCAAGGGCGACCAGCCGCCTCCGTTCTGGATTCGCGGCCTGCTGATCCTGACCTGCACGGGCGTGAGCTTCGGCCACGGTTCGAACGACGGCCAGAAGGGCATGGGCCTCATCATGCTGATCCTGATCGGCACGGTGCCCACGGCTTACGCGCTCAATCACGCGATCGGCTACAACCAGGTGCAGGATTTCGCGGCGGTCTCGCAGCAGGCGGCGCAGGTGCTCTCCAGCCATGTCTCGCAGGATGCGGTCATGGGCGATCCCCGCAGCGACCTGACCGACTACATCCGGACCAAGAACTTCACTCCGAACACCATGCTGGCAGCGCGGCAGCTGGCGGTCGAGATCAAGGATGAGGTTCTCAACTACAAGAGCCTGGCCAGCGTTCCGGCCAACCAGCAGCAGAACGTCCGCAACGATATGTATGTCGAGAGCGAGGCGCTGCGTCTGATGGCGAAGTCCAACAATCCTCAGCTCACCTCGCCCGAGAATGCGGTGCTGGCCAACTACAAGAAGCACCTCGACCTCTCGACCAAGTTCATTCCGAGCTGGGTGAAGGTGGCCGTGGCGCTGGCCCTGGGCATGGGCACGATGGTGGGCTGGAAGCGCATCGTGGTCACGGTGGGCGAAAAGATCGGCAAGACGCACCTGACCTACGCGCAGGGTGCCTCGGCCGAGATTGTTGCCGCGGTGACCATCATTGCCGCCGACCAGTATCACCTGCCGGTTTCGACGACGCATGTGCTGTCATCGGGCGTGGCCGGCACGATGCTGGCCAATGGCAGCGGCCTGCAGTGGTCGACGCTGCGGAACATCGCCCTGGCCTGGATCTTCACCCTGCCTGCAGCGGCGATTCTCGCCGGCGGCATCTTCTGGGTGATGCGCCAGTTCGTATAG
- a CDS encoding transposase, whose amino-acid sequence MPKPQKIVRGKGELHLVSCNCFLREPKLGQEKHRDLFCQLLEQLRHKFRFRVLGYVVMPTGFHLLLSQPEMETVEETIATLRQRYQRRYNNSARLDDPAWDKTITTKHIVHADQIVSAIRFMNEAPVKASLVETETDWEWSSARSYAGLPEGVVTVDVYEAAKTSA is encoded by the coding sequence ATGCCCAAGCCCCAGAAGATCGTTCGCGGCAAAGGTGAGCTCCACCTTGTCTCCTGCAACTGCTTTTTACGCGAGCCGAAGCTCGGCCAGGAAAAGCACCGCGACCTTTTCTGCCAGCTCCTCGAGCAGCTCCGGCACAAGTTTCGCTTCCGCGTCCTTGGCTACGTGGTGATGCCCACCGGCTTCCACCTGCTGCTGTCGCAGCCGGAGATGGAGACGGTGGAAGAGACCATCGCCACCCTGCGCCAGCGCTACCAGCGCCGCTACAACAACTCGGCCCGCCTGGACGACCCGGCCTGGGACAAGACCATCACGACCAAGCACATCGTCCACGCCGACCAGATCGTGAGCGCCATCCGCTTCATGAACGAAGCCCCGGTCAAGGCCAGCCTCGTAGAAACCGAAACCGACTGGGAGTGGTCCAGCGCAAGAAGCTACGCCGGCCTGCCCGAAGGCGTGGTGACGGTGGACGTGTACGAGGCAGCGAAGACCTCCGCGTAA
- a CDS encoding segregation and condensation protein A translates to MSEEQKIVTETVTEEQAAVPAALEPEKAAPASAEAAKPVAQKTDKKSKKEEESIFPFSVTVGKVYDGPLDLLLDLIRKQDIDIWDIPIAKITAQYLAYVERLKQTDIDTAGEFIYTAALLIQIKSRMLLPRSPVEGAEGEAEDPRRELVERLLEHERFKNAAQMLYEKQQVEAATWTKPNLREFRNAEGTEQEIAADTVDLVRVFREILERAKNRPILNLEEDPITVGQMIDYMRRRLVMEDKPVSLRKMLQNTRSERGLVTMFLAILELVRLQAILLRQDGNFQDIYIKKAEQFEEVINERLSQVRDDWN, encoded by the coding sequence ATGAGCGAAGAGCAGAAGATCGTAACCGAGACGGTGACAGAAGAGCAGGCGGCTGTGCCTGCTGCGCTCGAACCTGAAAAGGCAGCACCGGCCAGCGCGGAAGCTGCCAAGCCTGTAGCTCAAAAAACAGACAAGAAGAGCAAGAAGGAGGAGGAGTCGATCTTCCCCTTCTCGGTCACCGTGGGCAAGGTCTACGATGGGCCGCTCGACCTGCTGCTGGACCTGATCCGCAAGCAGGACATCGATATCTGGGATATTCCGATCGCCAAGATCACGGCGCAGTACCTGGCTTACGTCGAAAGGCTGAAGCAGACCGATATCGACACGGCGGGCGAGTTTATCTACACGGCTGCGCTGCTCATCCAGATCAAGAGCCGCATGCTGCTGCCGCGCTCTCCGGTGGAAGGCGCCGAGGGTGAGGCCGAAGACCCACGCCGCGAGCTGGTCGAGCGGCTGCTCGAGCACGAGCGCTTCAAGAATGCCGCGCAGATGCTCTACGAGAAGCAGCAGGTCGAGGCCGCGACATGGACCAAGCCCAACCTGCGCGAGTTTCGCAACGCCGAGGGGACCGAGCAGGAGATCGCCGCCGACACGGTTGACCTGGTGCGCGTCTTCCGCGAGATTCTCGAGCGGGCAAAGAACCGCCCGATCCTGAACCTGGAAGAGGACCCCATCACGGTCGGCCAGATGATCGACTACATGCGGCGCCGCCTGGTGATGGAGGACAAGCCTGTTTCACTCCGGAAGATGCTCCAGAACACGCGCTCCGAGCGCGGCCTGGTGACGATGTTCCTGGCCATCCTCGAGCTGGTGCGCCTGCAGGCCATCCTGCTGCGGCAGGACGGCAATTTCCAAGACATCTATATCAAGAAGGCCGAGCAGTTCGAAGAGGTCATCAACGAACGCTTGAGCCAGGTTCGGGACGACTGGAATTAG